A single Staphylococcus muscae DNA region contains:
- the gltX gene encoding glutamate--tRNA ligase, giving the protein MSERVRVRYAPSPTGYLHIGNARTALFNYLFAKHHGGDFVIRIEDTDSKRNLEDGESSQFNNLQWLGLDWDESVDKDKGYGPYRQSERGHIYQPLIDQLLAEDKAYKCYMTEEELEAERQEQIERGEMPRYGGKHAHLTEEERAQFEAEGRKPSIRFRVPQDRTYKFDDMVKGEVSFESDNFGDWVIVKKDGVPTYNFAVAVDDHYMEITDVIRGDDHISNTPKQLMIYETFGWEPPRFGHMTLIVNEQRKKLSKRDGQILQFIEQYRDLGYLPEAIFNFIALLGWSPEGEEEIFSKQEFIDIFTEKRLSKSPAFFDKQKLEWINNQYMKEKDAETVFGMTLPHMIKAGLLPESPSEADLDWGRKLVALYQEQMSYAGEIVPLSELFFRDEKELDEAAQEVLNGEQVPELMRVLSAKLEALESFTAENVKKEIKAVQKETGIKGKNLFMPIRVAVTGQMHGPELPNTIEVLGKDKVLTRIQKLI; this is encoded by the coding sequence ATGAGTGAACGAGTAAGAGTAAGATATGCACCAAGTCCAACAGGGTATTTGCATATTGGGAACGCACGTACAGCATTATTTAACTATTTATTCGCTAAACATCACGGTGGTGATTTTGTCATTCGTATTGAAGATACGGATTCAAAGCGTAACTTAGAAGATGGTGAATCATCACAATTTAACAACTTACAATGGCTAGGCCTTGATTGGGACGAGTCGGTGGATAAAGACAAAGGCTATGGACCTTACCGCCAATCAGAGCGTGGACATATTTATCAACCGTTAATCGACCAGTTATTAGCTGAAGATAAAGCATACAAATGCTACATGACTGAGGAAGAATTAGAAGCAGAACGCCAAGAGCAAATCGAACGTGGTGAAATGCCAAGATACGGTGGTAAACATGCACACTTAACAGAAGAAGAGCGTGCACAATTTGAAGCGGAAGGACGCAAGCCATCTATCCGTTTCCGTGTACCACAAGATCGTACGTACAAGTTTGATGATATGGTTAAAGGCGAAGTATCTTTTGAATCAGATAACTTCGGTGACTGGGTTATCGTGAAAAAAGATGGTGTACCAACATATAACTTTGCCGTAGCAGTGGATGACCACTACATGGAAATTACAGATGTGATTCGTGGCGATGACCATATTTCAAATACACCAAAACAATTAATGATTTATGAAACATTCGGTTGGGAACCACCACGTTTCGGTCATATGACATTGATTGTGAATGAACAACGTAAAAAGTTGAGTAAACGTGACGGTCAAATTTTACAATTTATCGAGCAATATCGTGATTTAGGTTACCTTCCTGAAGCGATTTTTAACTTTATCGCATTGTTAGGTTGGTCTCCAGAAGGCGAAGAAGAAATCTTCTCTAAACAAGAATTTATCGATATCTTTACTGAAAAACGCCTTTCAAAATCACCTGCATTTTTTGATAAACAAAAGCTTGAATGGATTAACAACCAGTACATGAAAGAAAAAGATGCAGAGACGGTCTTTGGAATGACATTGCCACATATGATTAAGGCGGGTCTGTTACCAGAGTCTCCATCTGAAGCGGACCTTGACTGGGGTCGCAAGTTGGTTGCTTTATATCAAGAACAAATGAGCTACGCAGGTGAAATCGTACCGCTCTCTGAATTGTTCTTCCGTGATGAAAAAGAGCTTGATGAAGCCGCACAAGAAGTGTTGAATGGTGAACAGGTTCCTGAATTGATGCGTGTATTGAGTGCGAAGTTAGAAGCACTTGAATCATTTACAGCTGAAAACGTCAAGAAAGAAATTAAAGCAGTACAAAAAGAAACAGGTATTAAAGGAAAAAATCTCTTCATGCCAATTAGAGTTGCTGTGACAGGTCAAATGCATGGACCAGAGTTACCGAATACGATCGAAGTATTAGGTAAAGACAAAGTATTGACACGTATTCAAAAATTAATATAG
- the cysE gene encoding serine O-acetyltransferase — protein MLRRMMDDVKMVFEQDPAARSSFEVITTYAGLHAVWSHLVAHKLYQKKRYILARVISQVSRFFTGIEIHPGAKIGRRLFIDHGMGVVIGETCTIGDNVTIYQGVTLGGTGKEKGKRHPDIGDNVLIAAGSKVLGNIKVHSNVNIGANSVVLRDVPSYTTVVGIPGRIVKQDGKRIGKNFDHLNLPDPIYEQIKQLEKQLEQTKNGEIKDDYII, from the coding sequence ATGTTAAGACGTATGATGGATGACGTGAAGATGGTATTTGAACAAGACCCGGCTGCACGTTCATCGTTTGAAGTCATTACCACATATGCTGGTTTGCACGCAGTATGGAGTCATTTAGTTGCACACAAACTTTATCAAAAAAAGCGCTACATATTAGCACGTGTGATTTCACAAGTTTCACGATTTTTTACAGGTATTGAAATACACCCTGGAGCCAAAATTGGACGCCGTTTATTTATCGACCATGGTATGGGAGTGGTTATTGGAGAAACTTGTACCATTGGAGATAACGTGACCATTTATCAAGGAGTTACTTTAGGTGGGACAGGTAAAGAAAAAGGGAAACGTCACCCAGACATCGGTGACAACGTACTGATCGCAGCGGGTTCTAAAGTATTGGGTAACATCAAAGTGCATTCGAACGTGAACATCGGAGCGAATTCTGTTGTGTTAAGAGATGTGCCAAGCTATACAACAGTTGTTGGTATTCCAGGCCGTATTGTGAAGCAAGATGGTAAGCGTATCGGTAAAAACTTTGACCACTTGAACTTACCAGACCCAATCTATGAACAAATTAAGCAACTTGAAAAACAACTGGAACAAACGAAAAACGGGGAGATTAAAGATGATTACATTATATAA
- the ispF gene encoding 2-C-methyl-D-erythritol 2,4-cyclodiphosphate synthase has translation MFRVGLGYDVHAFDAERPLIIGGIEVPHTHGLKGHSDADVLLHAITDAMLGACALGDIGKLFPDTDMAFKDADSKVLLKEAYKEVKALGYVINNVDATIIAERPKFRPHIDTMRQVIADLFEIGIEWVNVKATTSEKLGFTGRQEGIAAQAIVSVVQKQG, from the coding sequence ATGTTTAGAGTCGGTTTAGGTTATGATGTCCATGCCTTTGATGCGGAACGTCCGTTAATCATCGGAGGTATAGAGGTCCCACATACACATGGATTAAAAGGACATAGTGACGCAGATGTATTATTACATGCGATTACAGATGCGATGTTAGGTGCATGTGCACTAGGTGATATTGGTAAGTTATTTCCAGATACAGATATGGCATTTAAAGATGCAGATTCAAAGGTATTGTTAAAAGAAGCATATAAAGAAGTGAAGGCATTAGGATATGTTATCAATAATGTTGATGCGACGATTATTGCGGAACGTCCAAAATTCCGACCGCATATCGATACGATGCGTCAAGTGATTGCAGACTTATTTGAGATTGGGATTGAATGGGTTAATGTCAAAGCAACAACGAGTGAAAAGCTCGGTTTTACAGGACGCCAAGAAGGTATTGCAGCACAAGCCATTGTTTCAGTTGTACAAAAACAGGGGTAA